From a region of the Campylobacter sp. genome:
- a CDS encoding tRNA-dihydrouridine synthase family protein — MTKDFFKRDPLFLAPLAGFSDPPLRGVVKKFGCDATVSEMISANALVLEGEKTLKMLEKNAAETPFFVQIAGSDAEIIKKAVLLINKFEGIDGIDLNCGCPVPKVVKQGAGSALLLDLPRLSRLVETIKKYSNKKFTSAKVRLGFSAVDIENIARAVQNAGADFIAIHGRTRAGGYSAAVDYGAIARAKRALQIPVIANGDINSSNAPAVRDLSGADALMIGRAVIGRPWIFREIKTGEQASDALKREVVFYHFSQMLSHYGMRGVAIFCKHLHEYSKGRENAASFREQINHVTTESEMTRLIEEFFS, encoded by the coding sequence ATGACAAAAGATTTTTTTAAAAGGGATCCTCTATTTTTGGCGCCTTTGGCGGGCTTTTCGGATCCGCCGCTGCGGGGCGTAGTGAAAAAATTCGGCTGCGACGCAACCGTAAGCGAGATGATAAGCGCAAATGCCCTTGTTTTAGAGGGCGAAAAAACGCTAAAGATGCTCGAAAAAAACGCCGCCGAAACCCCATTTTTCGTGCAGATCGCAGGCAGCGATGCGGAGATCATCAAAAAGGCGGTTTTGCTCATCAATAAATTTGAAGGTATCGATGGCATCGATCTAAACTGCGGCTGCCCCGTCCCCAAGGTCGTAAAGCAGGGCGCCGGCTCGGCGCTGCTGCTTGATCTGCCCCGTCTATCGCGCCTGGTCGAGACTATCAAAAAGTATTCGAACAAAAAATTTACGAGTGCGAAGGTGCGGCTAGGCTTTAGCGCCGTGGATATCGAAAATATCGCGCGCGCCGTACAAAACGCAGGAGCTGATTTTATCGCTATTCACGGACGTACCAGAGCGGGCGGATACAGCGCGGCAGTGGATTACGGCGCGATCGCGAGAGCCAAACGCGCGCTGCAAATCCCCGTGATCGCAAACGGCGACATAAACTCCTCCAATGCGCCCGCAGTGCGAGACCTTAGCGGAGCAGACGCGCTGATGATCGGTCGCGCGGTAATTGGCAGGCCGTGGATCTTTCGCGAGATCAAAACGGGCGAACAGGCAAGTGACGCGCTAAAAAGGGAAGTCGTGTTCTATCATTTTTCTCAAATGCTTAGTCACTACGGCATGCGCGGCGTAGCGATATTTTGCAAGCATCTGCACGAATACTCCAAAGGGCGAGAAAATGCCGCAAGCTTTCGCGAGCAGATCAACCACGTCACCACCGAGAGCGAAATGACTCGGCTGATCGAGGAATTTTTTAGTTAA
- a CDS encoding metallophosphoesterase — MQNIYIIGDVHGCYRSLLALIEQLPHKFDSKICFVGDLIDRGPASADVVEFVRTRGYDAVMGNHEKRFVGNAKTALRCAKTGKFTSSNDPYAFFSLDESWLFNNGGEATLASYYRHGGVRQCKEHLRFVSRLPIYLEYDLCDESGRALVVSHSAVGRAWGIRHDAERAKSFAAHVLSGRGDDSANDGIFNVYGHTPVKKPVITEFSANIDLGCVYKKHWGEKARLCALEFPSKKIFTQECIDF; from the coding sequence ATGCAAAATATCTACATCATCGGCGACGTGCACGGCTGCTACAGATCGCTTTTGGCGTTAATAGAGCAGCTGCCGCATAAATTTGATAGCAAAATTTGCTTCGTGGGCGATCTGATCGACCGAGGTCCTGCGAGTGCGGATGTGGTTGAATTTGTGCGCACTCGCGGATATGACGCGGTGATGGGCAATCACGAAAAGCGCTTTGTGGGCAACGCAAAAACTGCACTAAGGTGCGCAAAGACGGGCAAATTTACGAGCTCAAACGATCCTTACGCATTTTTTAGCTTGGATGAAAGCTGGCTATTTAATAACGGCGGTGAAGCGACGCTAGCGTCGTATTATCGTCACGGAGGCGTGAGGCAATGCAAGGAGCATCTGCGGTTTGTCTCGCGGCTGCCGATTTACCTGGAGTATGATTTGTGTGATGAAAGCGGTCGCGCTCTCGTCGTATCGCACTCCGCAGTGGGTCGCGCGTGGGGGATTAGACACGATGCAGAGCGTGCGAAAAGCTTCGCAGCTCACGTGCTAAGCGGGCGCGGAGATGATAGCGCGAATGATGGAATTTTTAACGTCTACGGGCACACGCCGGTGAAAAAACCCGTCATTACGGAATTTAGCGCAAATATCGATCTGGGCTGTGTTTATAAAAAGCACTGGGGCGAGAAGGCGAGGCTTTGCGCGTTGGAGTTTCCCTCAAAGAAAATTTTTACGCAGGAGTGCATAGATTTTTGA
- a CDS encoding prephenate dehydrogenase encodes MKIGIIGLGLIGGSLGLCLKSTKIISAVYGCDINRENEKEALRLGLVHEILSLEQMKQSCDAIFLAIPVEAIIETLQKLSDCRSETTIIDLGSTKFKILQNCPPQIRRNFIAAHPMAGTENSGPQAAFKELLNGAVVVICDDHGADEVHIKRAVEIFSFAGMKIVFMDAKSHDHHVALISHLPHAISYSLVNSVLKEENRRNIINLAGGSFSGMSRIAKSSPQMWVDIFKQNRTNLLGAIDAFKNELEICVQMIRDERWDELEAWMYEARKLRDII; translated from the coding sequence ATGAAGATAGGAATTATCGGCCTGGGTCTCATCGGCGGCTCTCTTGGGCTATGTCTAAAAAGTACCAAAATAATTAGCGCCGTCTATGGCTGCGACATCAACCGCGAAAACGAAAAGGAAGCTCTGCGACTTGGGCTCGTGCATGAAATTTTAAGTCTGGAGCAGATGAAGCAAAGCTGTGACGCGATTTTTCTCGCAATCCCCGTGGAGGCAATTATTGAGACGTTGCAAAAACTAAGCGACTGCAGAAGTGAAACGACGATCATTGATCTGGGAAGCACGAAATTTAAAATTTTGCAAAACTGTCCTCCGCAGATCAGACGAAATTTCATCGCAGCTCACCCAATGGCTGGTACCGAAAACTCCGGCCCGCAAGCGGCATTTAAAGAGCTTTTAAACGGCGCAGTAGTCGTCATCTGCGACGATCACGGCGCGGATGAAGTGCATATCAAACGAGCGGTCGAAATTTTTTCGTTCGCGGGGATGAAGATCGTATTTATGGACGCAAAAAGCCACGATCACCACGTAGCGCTCATCTCGCACCTGCCGCATGCGATCAGCTACTCGCTCGTAAACAGCGTACTAAAAGAGGAAAATCGCCGCAATATCATAAATCTCGCAGGCGGTAGCTTCTCGGGCATGAGCCGTATCGCCAAAAGCTCGCCGCAGATGTGGGTCGATATTTTCAAACAAAACCGCACAAACCTGCTAGGCGCGATCGATGCTTTTAAAAACGAGCTTGAAATTTGCGTGCAGATGATTCGTGACGAGCGCTGGGACGAGCTTGAGGCGTGGATGTACGAAGCGCGCAAGCTAAGGGATATTATTTAA
- the bamA gene encoding outer membrane protein assembly factor BamA, which produces MKKSVFLLLVGGISVACAAQIKSIKFEGLRHLSPQVAQQISGLKVGDELNGENTNAAISKLFEQGYFSDVYISEQGGAVTINVTEKPTIAKVEIKNVVTNDRDKINELIGLRPGQVYDEVAAKKAETRIKQYYEVKGFFDTVVEFYPKPINDDKSVILLTIEVNRGENIIIDKVNLVGADKLDYDDIEPSVANKEREMLGWMWGFNDGKVKTAELPNDANRIQEEYYKKGYLDAQVSAPLLNADMDNYTADLTYYISEGEQYTVSSVDIEYPADIIKLDKEKVLDDFKLQKGDTMNSERLRRDMNTLETLVADQGYAYVRIVPKTKQDKEARTVAITYQVIPEDKVYIRNVTISGNDKTEDKVIRREMYLTEGNLYSKTDYNDSLNSLKRTGYFDEVEIKENRVSNDQIDLEVAVKEAPTGSITGGIGYGSEDGILLSGGISDRNVFGTGLHGAFSVEKSDDQLSGRLSLTNPRVFDSEYSLGGSIFANDYDWDDYDEKSYGFSITGGRKIGRNTDVSLTYYLEKSEIKGLNEYYAKAGYLDGKNLKSSIIPSITYNSTDDYYLPRSGMIASASLEYAGLGGDMDYTKARGSFNYYFGLRDYIDHDIIFRYKAATGYMWEGNKKIPINEKLFLGGMKSIRGYEGRSIPKKEICLNANNCRYIETGGMQSFNNSFELSFPVVDRLKMRFVTFFDYGMIGDHDWNEEERYSTGAGIEWMTPMGPLQLYFVKPLNKKPHDDTNSFEFSIGARFN; this is translated from the coding sequence ATGAAAAAAAGCGTTTTTTTACTCTTAGTAGGCGGGATTTCCGTGGCGTGCGCCGCACAGATCAAATCCATTAAATTTGAAGGGCTAAGGCATCTCTCTCCGCAGGTCGCACAGCAAATTTCAGGACTTAAGGTAGGCGATGAGCTTAACGGCGAAAACACCAATGCTGCGATCTCGAAGCTATTTGAGCAGGGCTATTTCAGCGACGTTTATATCAGCGAACAAGGCGGCGCGGTCACTATCAACGTAACCGAAAAACCGACCATCGCCAAGGTCGAGATCAAAAACGTAGTTACCAACGACCGCGATAAGATAAATGAGCTCATCGGCTTGCGTCCGGGTCAGGTTTACGACGAGGTGGCTGCTAAAAAAGCAGAGACCCGCATCAAGCAATACTACGAAGTCAAGGGCTTTTTTGACACCGTGGTGGAATTTTATCCAAAGCCGATAAACGACGATAAATCGGTCATCTTGCTAACGATCGAGGTAAATCGCGGCGAAAATATCATCATCGATAAGGTAAATTTAGTAGGCGCGGACAAGCTAGACTATGACGATATAGAGCCATCCGTTGCCAATAAAGAACGCGAGATGCTGGGCTGGATGTGGGGCTTTAACGACGGCAAGGTAAAAACCGCCGAGCTTCCTAACGACGCAAATAGAATTCAAGAAGAATATTATAAAAAAGGCTACTTAGATGCGCAGGTTTCTGCGCCGCTACTTAATGCTGATATGGATAATTACACTGCTGATCTTACTTACTATATCAGCGAGGGCGAGCAATACACCGTAAGCTCCGTAGATATCGAATATCCTGCAGATATAATCAAGCTTGATAAAGAAAAGGTTTTGGACGATTTCAAGCTTCAAAAGGGCGATACAATGAATTCCGAGCGTTTGCGCCGCGATATGAATACGCTAGAGACTTTAGTCGCGGATCAGGGATACGCCTATGTGCGTATCGTGCCTAAGACTAAGCAGGACAAAGAAGCTCGCACGGTCGCTATCACGTATCAAGTTATCCCAGAGGATAAAGTCTATATTAGAAACGTAACGATCTCGGGTAACGATAAGACCGAGGATAAGGTTATCCGCCGCGAGATGTATCTGACCGAGGGAAATTTATATAGCAAAACCGACTACAACGATTCATTAAATTCTTTAAAACGCACGGGGTATTTCGATGAGGTGGAGATTAAAGAAAACCGCGTTTCTAACGATCAGATCGATCTTGAAGTCGCAGTCAAAGAAGCTCCTACAGGCTCTATCACGGGTGGTATCGGATATGGCAGCGAGGATGGAATTTTACTTAGCGGCGGTATCAGCGATCGTAACGTATTTGGCACCGGTCTTCACGGCGCATTTTCGGTCGAAAAGAGCGACGATCAGTTAAGCGGACGCTTGAGCTTAACCAATCCTAGAGTGTTTGATTCTGAGTATAGCTTGGGCGGATCGATCTTTGCCAACGATTACGACTGGGACGATTACGATGAGAAATCTTACGGATTTTCAATCACGGGCGGTCGCAAAATCGGACGCAATACCGATGTAAGCCTTACGTATTATCTTGAAAAAAGCGAGATTAAGGGCTTAAACGAATATTACGCCAAAGCGGGCTATCTAGATGGCAAGAATTTAAAAAGCTCGATCATCCCGTCTATTACATACAACAGCACCGATGATTATTACTTGCCAAGAAGCGGTATGATCGCAAGTGCCAGCTTAGAATACGCGGGTCTTGGCGGCGATATGGACTACACCAAGGCGCGAGGGTCGTTTAACTACTACTTTGGCTTGCGAGATTATATCGATCACGACATTATCTTTAGATACAAAGCTGCAACGGGCTATATGTGGGAAGGTAATAAAAAGATCCCGATCAACGAAAAGCTATTCCTAGGCGGAATGAAAAGCATTAGAGGCTACGAAGGTCGCAGTATCCCGAAAAAAGAGATCTGCTTAAATGCAAATAATTGCCGCTATATCGAAACAGGCGGCATGCAGAGCTTCAATAACTCTTTTGAGCTAAGCTTTCCGGTGGTTGATAGGCTTAAAATGCGCTTTGTAACGTTTTTTGACTACGGAATGATCGGCGATCATGACTGGAATGAGGAGGAGCGTTACAGCACGGGTGCTGGTATCGAGTGGATGACGCCGATGGGGCCTTTGCAGTTATACTTCGTCAAGCCGCTTAATAAAAAACCGCACGACGATACAAATAGCTTCGAATTTAGCATCGGCGCTAGATTTAATTAA
- a CDS encoding M23 family metallopeptidase, with the protein MRRNGNGTKLKILIFLIIICALVYGIFRIFTSPKFEKNPPQIALENEIYWNLTSPLKIKISDDTGIKLVRVNLNDGASTIPLLNEELNVPQTTLELAVQFPKNLMLNKDKNYKLEVFANDISSWNFAQGNKSVKTANIIIDDKKPLINIINQSYKITKGGSAVVVFSAKDERLNEVYVKTNYGKIFKAIPFVKEGYYASLVAWPANLEEFRAEAVATDRAGNESISQIKYFYQDKKYKVSTIKLNPGFINGKVSDLASQYAQNFNSMSDLEKFKFVNETLRKKNGDDLHAATSAVHEDKINGFELKPFYPLAKGAAVASFADHRIFFMNDEQVSESWHMGLDLASVANADIKESNYGKVVFAQENGIFGLNLGIYYGFGLYGIYGHCSATQLSVGSDVKPGDILAQTGSSGFAFGDHLHFGIVVQGVDVRPEEWMDPKWMKDNITDVLESSKKVIEKGK; encoded by the coding sequence ATGCGTAGAAATGGCAATGGAACGAAGCTTAAAATTTTAATATTTCTTATTATAATATGCGCTTTGGTTTATGGAATTTTTAGAATTTTCACCTCGCCGAAATTTGAAAAAAATCCTCCGCAAATTGCGCTGGAAAATGAAATTTATTGGAATTTAACCTCGCCTTTAAAGATTAAAATTTCAGACGATACCGGCATTAAGCTTGTCCGCGTAAACTTAAATGACGGAGCCAGCACGATACCGCTACTAAATGAGGAGCTGAACGTTCCGCAAACGACGCTAGAGCTTGCCGTGCAATTTCCTAAAAATTTGATGCTTAATAAAGATAAAAACTACAAGCTCGAGGTTTTTGCAAACGACATTAGCTCGTGGAATTTTGCGCAAGGAAATAAGAGCGTAAAAACGGCAAATATAATAATAGATGACAAAAAGCCCCTCATAAATATCATCAATCAATCCTATAAAATCACTAAAGGCGGTAGCGCTGTAGTCGTATTCTCAGCTAAAGACGAGCGCCTAAACGAAGTCTATGTCAAAACCAACTATGGCAAAATTTTTAAAGCAATTCCTTTTGTAAAAGAGGGCTATTATGCGTCTCTCGTAGCGTGGCCTGCAAATTTGGAGGAATTTCGCGCAGAAGCGGTCGCCACTGATCGTGCAGGCAATGAAAGCATTTCGCAGATCAAATATTTTTATCAGGACAAAAAATATAAAGTCTCTACTATCAAGCTAAATCCGGGTTTTATTAACGGCAAGGTAAGCGATCTGGCTAGCCAATACGCGCAGAATTTTAACTCGATGAGCGATCTGGAAAAATTTAAATTCGTAAATGAAACTTTGCGTAAGAAAAACGGAGATGATCTGCACGCTGCTACTAGCGCGGTGCACGAGGATAAAATAAATGGATTTGAGCTAAAGCCTTTTTATCCGCTTGCTAAAGGCGCAGCGGTAGCAAGCTTTGCCGATCATCGGATATTTTTTATGAACGACGAACAAGTAAGCGAGTCATGGCATATGGGGCTCGATCTAGCAAGCGTTGCAAACGCCGATATCAAAGAGAGCAACTATGGCAAGGTAGTTTTTGCGCAGGAAAATGGAATTTTCGGATTAAATTTAGGAATTTACTACGGCTTCGGATTATACGGCATATACGGACACTGCTCGGCGACGCAGCTAAGTGTGGGCAGCGACGTAAAGCCGGGCGACATTCTAGCACAGACGGGCTCAAGCGGCTTTGCTTTCGGAGATCATCTGCATTTTGGTATCGTAGTTCAGGGCGTGGACGTAAGACCCGAGGAGTGGATGGATCCTAAGTGGATGAAAGATAACATTACCGATGTCTTAGAATCGTCCAAAAAAGTAATAGAAAAAGGTAAGTAA
- the lpxC gene encoding UDP-3-O-acyl-N-acetylglucosamine deacetylase encodes MRQTTIAKKVHNVGIGLHKGEPIRLTLEPLEAGSGIVFYRSDLGVSFKAEPKNVINTQMATVVGNEKGYISTIEHLMSAINAYGIDNIRIIVDANEIPVMDGSSASFCMLLDEAGVRELDANKKALIIKRAVEIREGDKLVRLSPSKSPKFDYTIKFSHPLIGTQHYVFEFSKKVYLKEISRARTFGFLKDVQALRSMGLALGGSLENAVVIDENKILNPEGLRFENEFVRHKILDAIGDLALVGAPILGDYTAFAGSHDLNHKLTLAILADTKNLELVDLTAEVVREYQKVFA; translated from the coding sequence ATGAGACAGACAACGATAGCTAAGAAGGTCCATAACGTCGGCATCGGGCTGCACAAAGGTGAGCCTATCAGACTTACGTTAGAGCCTTTAGAGGCGGGCAGTGGAATCGTATTTTATAGAAGTGATCTTGGCGTTAGTTTTAAAGCCGAGCCAAAAAACGTCATAAATACGCAGATGGCGACCGTCGTAGGAAATGAGAAGGGCTATATATCAACAATAGAGCATCTAATGAGCGCCATTAATGCCTATGGTATCGATAATATCCGTATCATCGTCGATGCTAATGAAATTCCTGTAATGGACGGAAGTTCGGCGAGCTTTTGTATGCTTTTGGACGAAGCGGGCGTAAGAGAGCTCGACGCAAATAAAAAAGCTCTCATCATCAAGCGTGCCGTGGAGATTCGCGAGGGAGATAAGCTCGTACGGCTAAGCCCGAGCAAGAGCCCTAAATTTGATTATACAATTAAATTTAGCCATCCGCTCATCGGCACTCAGCACTATGTTTTTGAATTTAGCAAAAAAGTCTATCTTAAAGAAATTTCGCGCGCCAGAACTTTTGGTTTTTTGAAAGATGTGCAAGCGCTACGTTCCATGGGTCTAGCTCTAGGCGGCAGCTTAGAAAATGCCGTCGTAATCGATGAGAACAAAATTTTAAACCCCGAGGGTTTGCGTTTTGAAAACGAGTTCGTTCGCCATAAAATTTTAGACGCGATCGGCGATCTTGCGCTCGTAGGCGCTCCGATTTTGGGCGATTATACGGCGTTTGCGGGAAGCCACGATCTAAATCATAAGCTCACTTTGGCGATTTTAGCCGACACTAAAAATTTAGAGCTAGTAGATCTTACCGCCGAGGTTGTGCGCGAATATCAAAAAGTCTTTGCTTAA